ACAACTCCTGGTCACCATCGACTGCTGGTGGCGCTGTATAGCCACTCTGTTTGAACTCAGCAGGGATATAATCGTGTGAGAGACATTTCTGTATCTTAGGTGACATCTTCGCTTGTCGAGTTGTGTGCTTGTTTTGCGATATTGCAGTTTTAAGATGCGGTTTGTTGTTGAGGTAGATCGCCCAGAATTCTACTGTCGTCAAACGGTCCAGAACTAAAGTGGAGTAGTCGCCATTCTGCTGGCTCGATGGAAGCTGGAAATCAAACGCCTGCAAGGCAGGGTAAATCAATACCTGCAGTTTCAGCTTGGGTAACCCCTCATActtagggtcaaaggtcatccTTTGAGCGACAGCTGCAGCAAGGTTTCCTCCAGCACTGTCACCCATGACAGCAACTCTAGCTGGGTCGACATTGAACTCTTCAAGGCGACGTAAGAAAGCAACTGTAGCTGTTGTACAGTCATCTATAGCAGCGGGGAAAATGTGCTTTGGGGCCAAGCGGTATCTAAAAGATTTAAAGAAAATGTCTCGTTATTCATTATGTGGCTCAGGAGATTTTCAACGATGAACATCATTGCCCCAATGGTAAAGGTGCAGCTACAATGGGGGAGAGAGGTTCAGTCATAGTTTATCAGTAAAATTACCACTACAGTTGCAATGCTCAGTactgatgtaggcctacttctagCCAAATATGgtgttcattgtttttgttgaaaaaaaacctcacaaaATGCAGGTTTTCATTGATTTTCAAACTTTATTGTTGACAACTTCAAACTTGTCTGTTTCAATTCTTCTCTTTGCATTAAATAATTAAGTGATCTATattcaattttgaaaaaacaacattttggacGATTATTTTCAAAGTTGTTTGTGAAAGTTTGTGCGGTTTAAACTTTACTTACTCGACAGAGACAATCACAACACCCAAAGTTCTCGCGTACTCGGAGAGCAACCCGTGCTGCATGTCTAaagttaacaaataaaacattttagaaCAATTTCAAAAGAAATATATAAATCATTGCAAGGCTCTCGCGTAACAAAACTATTTGCATGACAGGTGGGGAAACAATTAAAGATTAACTCCTACAAGCCTGTTTGTAGGtatgtaaatacatgtaggccccTAAATGTTGAACAAAATTTAACAGGTGCTGACGTAGACCCATGTCAAATTCAAATCTATTCATCCAAGTTAAATTTGGCTCCGCTGTTGTGTGGCTTGTTAGAGATAGGATCGGGATACTGCCGTTAAACGATGTGTATAACTATAAGTTAACattcattgttattgttaaaaaatcgTTTCAACAAATTGCCACaaaataggagacttttgaacgccaggtggcagcagacttggaTTTCTATTGTGTATGTCATTCTCGCTCGGCCCTCGCATTTCCAAGAATAATACCCGAGTCCATGCGTGGTCCGTGCCACCTGAGTCCCGTCCccaaagtttcccattgcttATATCAACGTAAAAGCTCACCAATGTGGCCGAGTCGCCAGCCGCCACCGTGGTAGAAAACGATCGCCGGGCGCTTGGTGGAAATCTCCCCGGTCTTTTGATCATCAAATACCCGAACGAGTACCCCGTCAAACTCGGTGTCTGTGTAGGGAACGTTTGGACCCTTCTCACGCATTCCAGGTCGAAAACGCTCGTCGAGTTTCTCCATTGTCGACGGGACGGAGTTCCCAATGAAAAACatctaaaaagaaatattttgatgACCATTTCAtttcgttttgttttattttaagagGTATTGCATACCTAAATTTTGTTGAAGTTAttttgccatgacatgaatccctactcctGTGAATGAACATGTACGTAATAATGTATATTAATGTATGTTATTTCACATGTAGAAGTTCCAGCTTcatttgttgttaatttttgatggaaaaaagtgaaaatctaTGTTAATAGAAAAGTTGCGTAAATACACAGGTAATTACGTTGGGCATGCTAAAACAATTGGCACCTTATGAGAATATACAGCACCGTGGCAAGTATAATTGATTTAAGTGAAGCTTTCGTTCTAGCTACTATCATCTTCAAATCGTGTAAGTTTTGCAATCTTCAAAATACAcgatgtgacgtcagatgttcaggtcATGCCTCTTTATTTTCCTCCGTGAGCCTAGAGAGGTCGCGCGCTGTTTCAAACtcatgacgtcatgtgcaaggGTTAAGTTAaaagatgccaagtccagaatCCAGCTATGCGTGAGGTTTTTCAAagcttaacccccccccccaacccgggaattttttttttggccagtttaagaaggccttccgaaatcgccgcccaacatCTTCTTAtacacacgagtgcgatttggcaatgcgttgtcgttaatttttttttcccgaaatgaaactggccccaatgcgtgagaaaatggttgatgtgcgtgtgagcgtgagacagagcccaatgcgtgagtctcacgccaaatgcgtgagacttggtaggtctgtaaGTTGTTGTTAGAGTTGAGACTCACCACTTTCATAACCAGTGTTATCATCTTCAGTGTCCATGGGTTTTCTATTCCCTCTGGTACAGGTAGTAGAACGATGTACGCCACCACCGCCAGTGCAGACACCAGTAAAACCTGTTTGATCATGGCGGCTGCACTAATTTAcctggggaaaaaaagagaaaaaataacAGTATAGCTTTAGTGTTCAAAACAATAAGAGCCTGAACAAGTATTCTGGAGTATGTGTAAACTTGTTGCTGAAAGTATTGACACGTGAATTGTGGCGAAAGATGTTATAATGAACACCAGACTCGACTCGAGCTCTGCTGCTGTTAATTCTGATCAGTTTctgttcgagtcccggtcatatCCTTCAGCAATGTACCTGTACCTGCGATACACTTCACTCAGTGCCTTGTCTTGCCTTTCAAAACGCTGTTTTCAGGTGAAAATATTTCTCGTGGAGGAATGACctcataaaatgttttttttcctaagAAATAACAGACAGAATACAAAGGAttctaaacacaaaacacacgATACAGTCCAATGAGCACAATTCTTTTATAAGTCCCACAGATACACCGAGTATTAAAAAGTCCGAGTATACAGACTAAAACTAATCAATTCACACTACcgacaacaaaacacaattttacgAAGGCCtgtttgtgtacaaggtcaagGCTTAT
The sequence above is a segment of the Asterias amurensis chromosome 12, ASM3211899v1 genome. Coding sequences within it:
- the LOC139945085 gene encoding neutral cholesterol ester hydrolase 1-like, which gives rise to MIKQVLLVSALAVVAYIVLLPVPEGIENPWTLKMITLVMKVMFFIGNSVPSTMEKLDERFRPGMREKGPNVPYTDTEFDGVLVRVFDDQKTGEISTKRPAIVFYHGGGWRLGHIDMQHGLLSEYARTLGVVIVSVEYRLAPKHIFPAAIDDCTTATVAFLRRLEEFNVDPARVAVMGDSAGGNLAAAVAQRMTFDPKYEGLPKLKLQVLIYPALQAFDFQLPSSQQNGDYSTLVLDRLTTVEFWAIYLNNKPHLKTAISQNKHTTRQAKMSPKIQKCLSHDYIPAEFKQSGYTAPPAVDGDQELYEELRPVLMNPDFAPLMREDLQGLPEAYILTAQFDVIRDDGIIYAKRLEEAGVKVTWKNYKNGFHGMFGQQDSPLNSPSGIVADEDFMKFIRENL